A segment of the Sulfurovum indicum genome:
CGCTTGCTCTTTATGCACAAAAGAAGATCCCCGGTCTGGATATCATTATAGATGCCGACCTGATATTGTCAAGACTGATGGATCAGGCATGGAAAAAGAACAGATCTTTCGCAGGCAGATATTATCTTATCGAGAAGATGAAGCTCTCACTGTTTGAAAAAAAACTCTATAAACACAAGTTTACTTTTCTGTTCTCCAATGAAGAGGAGTGCCGAAATATCAAAGACCGGAATACCGGATGTCAGGTCAAATATCTGCCAAATACAACACATCTGCGCCCCAAACAGCCTGATTGTCCGGACAGCAGGGTCATTCTCTTTTACGGTGCAATGGATTCAACGGCCAACAGAGATGCCTACGCATATATTCACGATACACTGTATGATGCGATAAAAGATGATCTGGAACAGAATGACTATGAGATACATGTTGTCGGAAAGGGGTGCGATGCCCTTGCACCTTCCCGACACGAACGTATCAAGATACTCGGAAAGGTAGATTCGATAGAAGAGGTTATTTTGAAGAGTTCATTTGTACTTCTTCCTATCTACATCGCTTCAGGAACAAATACCCGTGTTATAGAAACGGCAATGGCCGGACGTGCACTGCTTACGACCCCTCTGGGTATGGAGGGGCTTTCAGGCCCCAAAGAGAGAGAGTATGTGGCATCAGATATGAATGATATGGCCGCAAAGATAAAAAGATTGATGCAGGATAGGGAGTATCGTATGGGAAATGCCCAAAAGCTTCAGGACTCCATCGTTTCTTCATTCTCCTATGAGAACTTTGAGAACAGGTTAAAAGAGATAGTGCAGGAACCAAACGGCAAAAAGGTATCTCTTGTGCATATTCCAAGACGTTTTACCCAAAAATCGTGGGGCGGTACAGAAACAGTTGTGATGAACAGTGCACACTACCTGAAGCCTATGGGATACGAGTCGGCTATCTATACCTCAAAAGCACTGGACGGCAATGCCAAAGAAGAGATGGATCAGGTTCCAATCAGGCGTTTTGACTATTTCTATCCGTTTTTTGGTCTGAGTGAACAGCAAAAGAGAGCTTTTGATGCCATCGGGGGCAATCTTTTCAGTTTTTCTCTTCTTTTTGCGCTTCTGCGTAAAAAGAAGATGGATATCATCCATCTTCATACGCTAAAACGAATGGGAGCCATAGCAAGAACTGTTGCAAAATGGAGGAATATCCCTTATGTGATCACACTTCACGGCGGCTATTTCAATATCGATACCGAAGAGACAAATCATCGTCAAGAACAGCTTCAGAACGGTTTTGAGTGGGGCAGGATACTTGGCTGGATATTTGGTTCACGCAAGGTCATGGATGATGCTGCCGCGATTATAACGCTTTCTCAGGAGGAGTATGACCGGGCGTATAAAAAATACGGCAGCAAGGTTCACTATCTTTCAAACGGTGTAAATGTTGAAAAGTTTTCAAAAGGTGACAAAACAGCTTTTAAAAAAGCATACAATATTCCTGAATCAAAAAAGATGGTACTTTGCAGTGCAAGGATCGATACACAAAAGAACCAGATGCTTCTTATGGAAGCATTCAACAGGCTGGGAAAAGAGATGGATGATCTTCATCTTGTGTTTTTGGGGGCAGTGTCCGATGATGCATATTTTGAAACCCTGCAAGCCTATATAGAGGCAAACGGACTGGGTTCCAAAGTGACTTTTGTCAAAGATCTTACTCCAAAGGATCAGCTTCTTGTCGATGCATACAGAGGAGCCGAGATGCTTGTACTCCCTTCACGTCATGAACCGTTCGGCATGGTTATACTTGAAGCATGGTCTGCGGGAACCCCTGTTGTTGCTTCCCGTACCGGGGGAATTGCAAAGATCATTACGCACGGTAGAAACGGTCTTCTCTTTGAGAACGGAAATGACGATGACCTGTATCTGCAGATGAAGACTCTGCTTGGAGATAAAACACTAAGAGAGGCACTGGTAAAGAGTGCCTGTGAAGATGTGGAACAGTATGACTGGAAAAGTGTTGCCGAAAACCTGGATTCAATATATGCAGATGTATTGAAAAATGGCTGAAAATAATAAAAGGGAAAAGATAATGAGAACGATTTTTAGAGAGTATGATATTCGTGGTGTTTTTGAAGAAGAACTGAATGAAAAAAGCGTTAAGCTGATCGGATATTTCCTTGGTCGGAAGATCAGAAAACTGGGAGGTACAGTTGCTGTCGGTTATGATGCAAGAATACACTCTCCGGTATTAAGAGACTATTTAACCTCCGGTCTTAATCATGCAGGCTGTACAGTACTTGACATGGGCATGGTGGCAACGCCGGTGAATTACTTTTCAAACTATGTATCTCCTGTCAATGTTAAAATGCCTGTCAATGCTTCAATTATGATCACCGGGTCACACAATCCTGCAGAGTATAACGGTTTCAAGATAACACTTGACAAAAGTCCGTTCTTCGGTGAAGAGATCTATGCTTTGGGTGATGAGGTCATCGCCAATGAAACAATAGATATTCCGGATAATACAGCACGGATACCCATAGATACAAGAACACAATATATAAACTATATGGTTGATTCGTTTTCACATCTGAAAGGCTTTTCGAAAAAGATCATTCTTGATGGAGGAAACGGTGTAGCGGGTACAGTTATCGGTGATATTTTTGATGCCCTGGAGTTTGATTATGAAGGGTTGTATCTCGAACCGGACGGAAACTTTCCCAATCATCATCCGGACCCTTCTGTCGAGGAGAACCTTCTGGATATCAGGCAGCTTCTGAACAGGAGGGGTGATATTGCCTTTGCCTATGACGGAGATGCAGACAGGATCGCTGTTTTGACCCGAAAATACAATATTAAAGGTGATCAGATGGCACTTTTGTATGCAATGAAGATGGAAAGCCCCACGGTCATTGGTGAAGTAAAGTGTTCGCAGGTCATGTATGATGAGCTTGAACGTCGCGGTGCCAAAGCCATTATGTATAAAACGGGGCACTCCAACCTCAAGGTAAAGATGAAGGAGACAGATGCGGACCTGGCATGTGAAGTAAGTGGACACATCTTCTTTAAACACCGTTATTTTGGATATGATGATGCGATCTACGCTACACTTAGAATGATAGAACTTATCGCTGATGGAATTGACATCGATAAAGAGATAGAGGCTTTACCACATCTCTTCTCAACAGAAGAGATCAAAGTGGAGACAACAGAGAAAGAAAAATTTGCTGTCATTGACAGAATAAAAGAGTTACTTCAAAACCCACCTGCTGATTTTCCGGCTATTGAAAATATCATTGATGTAGATGGTGTGCGTATAAATTTTGAAAAGGGATGGGGGCTGGTACGTGCCAGCAATACAACACCTGTACTGGTAACCAGGTTTGAAGCTTCGGATGAAACCTCGGTAGAAATATATAAAGAGAAGGTCAATGCACTGATTTCAGAGGCAAAAAGGAGCAGTTCCTCCTAAAGAAGGAAGAAGGTGTTTCCTCCTCCCCTTTGTATGTTTCATGTTAAGCTAGTCGAGCTCTGCCAGTTTTGCCAGGATGCTGTTTTTGATATTGTAGATATCCATTATCTTCTCTTTTAGTTCCATTGCAAGGGAGAGATAGTCGATCTTCTGCTCTATCTTTTCTCCGAATTCCAAAAGACGGCACATCTCTCCGATCTCGGTGAAGTTCAACGACATGGCACTGCCTCTGATCCCGTGTGCTTTTATTTTAATGAGAGCAATATCGTTTTTTTCCGCGGCAGCTACGAGATCCTCCACGTCAGTATAAGCACTGGTTAAAAAGCTTTCAAAAAGTCTTCGCATGATAGAAACGGAAAAGTGCATGCGTTCTTTGGATTCCATGATAGCATGGATGATCTCTTCCTGCTGCTGCTCTATTTTATCTTCCTGCTGTTCTTGTTTCTTCTCTTCTATGGTTTTCAGATCAGTGATATTCTTTTTCCCTGCAAACTCTTCGAGTATCGCATAAAGCTCTTCAATATCGATAGGCTTGCTGATGTATCCGTTCATACCTTGTGAAAGATAATACTCTTTGTCTCCCTCAAGTGCATTGGCAGTCAGTGCAATGACCGGTGTATCGATGTTACGCTCACGTATATTCCTTGTTGCATCAACCCCGTTCATTACGGGCATATTGATATCCATGAAGATAATGTCGTAGGTTTTGTGAAGCGTCTTTTCTACTGCTTCAAAGCCGTTAAGTGCGAAGTCTGCAGCAATACCGTAATTTTGAAGCATCTCTTCAATAAGTATACGGTTTGTTTCATAATCTTCTGCCACAAGTACGGAAAGGTCAAACTGTATTTTATTCGTATTTTCCACATTGACATGGCGCATGAGATTCTGTTCCAAAATTGCATTATAGAGTTCGGAAGGGCACTCTTCAAATGAGCTTATATGGAAAATATCAAGTTCTTTTTTGGCTAACTCCTGTGCCTCCGGAGAGTCATCGATCAATATGATTTTTTTGGCTATTGTGGATAGAGGTTTGTATTGCCTGTAATTAAATGAGATGACCAGGTGATCTTCGTCATCCACTTCTGAAATAAGTTCTTCAAACGTCAATGCTCTGTAGATCACGCCGAAGTTGTTAAGTTGGTGTATGACATCATGAAAGATCTTTTTCTCATGGCGCAGGACAAAAATAGGCGGATTCTGAACCTGTTTGGCCAGTGTTTTGATCGAATCGCATACTTCTGCTTCAAGCTTGAAGAAAAAGCGGCTTCCTTTTCCTTCGACACTTTCAACCTCAAGTTTGGTTCCCATCAGGTCACACAGTGAGGCACTGATGCTTAGTCCCAGACCCGTACCTCCGAAATTACGGGTTGTACTGGTATCTGCCTGGATGAATGAGTGGAATATCTTATCGATTCTATCAGCGGGGATACCGATACCGGTATCACTGACACTGAACAGGATAACCTCTTTGTCACCAACCATCGAGTGATGGGAGAGGTCAACGCTGATCACACCGCCTTCGGGAGTGAACTTGATGGCATTGCTGATGAGATTCCCAAGTATTTGTGTTATTCTGAGTTTGTCTACCTTGATGCACTCCTTGATTGATGAGTCTATATTGACCTGGAACGAGATGTTCTTTTCTCTTGCCTTTGAAGAGAAGATCGTAATTGCATTTCGAAGCTCAATAAACGGATTGATATCCAGCAGATCCAGTACCAAATGACCGCTTTTGATCTTTGAGAAATCAAGAACATCATTGATGATCTCCAGTAATGTATGTGTTGAGTTCTCGATAATATCGACATATTGTCTCTGTTTGGTGTTCAGTTTTGTATTGAGAAGAAGTTTTGTAAAACCGACGATTCCGTTCATAGGAGTACGTATCTCGTGACTGACATTTGCCATGAACTGTGTTTTTGCCTTTTCGGAATCTTCGGCAAGCTTGCGTGCAAGTTCCAGTTCGCTGATGTCGGTAAAGCTTGCAATGATCAGGTCATTTTCGTCAAAATTGATCTGTTTGACCCTGACGGTATAGATACGGTCCTCACCATTTTTATTGGTCATGATGGCTTTATGCTGTTTTTCAGGGTGTTCAAGTACTTCTCGTGTCCAGTGACGGGAGGTTTTCGGATGAAGGTAACCCTCTTTTTCTACAAAAAGTTCACATACGCAGTGGTGTCTTTTTTTGTAGTCATCAAGTGATGTGTATCCCTGTATCTCCAGGAAATTCCGGTTGGCATTGAGTACACCTTTGTGTTCATCAATGATGAGGACGATATTCTCCTGTTCATTAAAAAGATACTGGCTGTATCTGTGCTCTCTTTCAAGTTTTTTTTCGGTCAGGATACGTGCAGTGATGTCGTGCCTGATGGCAATATACTCCAGTATTTCGCCTTTGGTACTTACCAGAGGGAAGATCGTCGCATCCACATAGTAAGACTCTCCGTTCTTGGCCCGGTTCTTTATAATGCCGTGCCATATCTTTTTCTGTTGGATGGTCTCCCACATATCTGTAAAAAACTCTGCTTTCATATCCGGAGAACGAATGATGCTGTGGGAGTGTCCGAGAAGTTCTTCTCTGCTGTATCCGCTTAATTTGCAGAAGATGTCGTTTACATAGGTGATAATACCCTTTGGATCTGTTTTGGAGACGATGAGTGTTGCATCGATAGCATCTTTATACTGCTGCAGAAGCATATTTTTTTCATAGACCTCGTCCTTCAGTGAGATATTATGTTCTTCAATTGTCGTGTAGGCTTGCATCAACTCTTCTGAGTTTAGTTGGATAATGTGGTCCAACCGACGTTTTTCTTTATCATTCTCTTCATAAGCCTCATCAATGCGTTGAAGCAGTTGACGCATTTTTTCATCAAACATATTGATGTCAAACTCTTTGCCGTATACATGTTTCAGTTGACGTTTCAAAAGACGGTTCATACTCTTACCCCTCATAGATCACAGTCAGTGTCATTGTCTGGTTGTGTAGCTGACAGGACATCAGTTTGTCTGAAAATGGTGCAAGTTCACCGTAAGAGTAGAACCCTACCAGCTGTACATTCTCTCCCAGTGTGTCAGCAATGCTTTCAAGCTCCTCATCAGTAAGCTGTTTGAGTACAAGCCGTCTTCCGACACAGCTGATGACAAGTCCCAGGGCACTCTTGGTATTGGTTTTGTCTATGCGTTTTGCCGCACTTTCAGCACCATCTATCAGTCCGTCAGTATCTGTTTTCATAAGACGGGCCAGGTATCCTTCCGGAACGTCACCTGCAAAAACAAGTGACTGCGTCTCCTCATCTACTGCAAGTATAGTACGGATCACAGGGTTTGAGTCTGCATCTTTTTTGATGCTGAAGGGAAAGCGAAGTCCGCTTCCTGGCAGTTCATCTGCATATTCACCAAGGTATTTCTTATAGAGCTCCAGTGCCGGCAGTCCGTCTATTTCATAAACGATATTGTTTTTGGAACGGGTGATCTTTCTGAGTATTCCAAATTCATCCCAGCCGGCAAAACATCCACTCTCAACCGAGACAGTCTCTCCGTAGAAACCTACTGCTACTACCCTGTTCTGTTTTGCTGCTTCATCGGCAATGACCCATGTCTCCTCAAAAGCTGTTCCGTCACCCGCAAGACCACCGGTGATGGAAATGTTGTTGTCTGCAGCTTCATTGGCACCTTCTGCCAAAAATGAACCATTCATACTCAAACCGTCAGAGAGGATGAAAATATGCTTCAGCCCTTCTTTG
Coding sequences within it:
- a CDS encoding glycosyltransferase; amino-acid sequence: MKNLLYIDRAFVDAIGGDKNRSRYLYRTLQKYTNVYTCIIKEASECKEENASLELPVAQKGSRLLPDAIAGFSEESKERFVSFIRKHGISVLFFRTIAFSPLALYAQKKIPGLDIIIDADLILSRLMDQAWKKNRSFAGRYYLIEKMKLSLFEKKLYKHKFTFLFSNEEECRNIKDRNTGCQVKYLPNTTHLRPKQPDCPDSRVILFYGAMDSTANRDAYAYIHDTLYDAIKDDLEQNDYEIHVVGKGCDALAPSRHERIKILGKVDSIEEVILKSSFVLLPIYIASGTNTRVIETAMAGRALLTTPLGMEGLSGPKEREYVASDMNDMAAKIKRLMQDREYRMGNAQKLQDSIVSSFSYENFENRLKEIVQEPNGKKVSLVHIPRRFTQKSWGGTETVVMNSAHYLKPMGYESAIYTSKALDGNAKEEMDQVPIRRFDYFYPFFGLSEQQKRAFDAIGGNLFSFSLLFALLRKKKMDIIHLHTLKRMGAIARTVAKWRNIPYVITLHGGYFNIDTEETNHRQEQLQNGFEWGRILGWIFGSRKVMDDAAAIITLSQEEYDRAYKKYGSKVHYLSNGVNVEKFSKGDKTAFKKAYNIPESKKMVLCSARIDTQKNQMLLMEAFNRLGKEMDDLHLVFLGAVSDDAYFETLQAYIEANGLGSKVTFVKDLTPKDQLLVDAYRGAEMLVLPSRHEPFGMVILEAWSAGTPVVASRTGGIAKIITHGRNGLLFENGNDDDLYLQMKTLLGDKTLREALVKSACEDVEQYDWKSVAENLDSIYADVLKNG
- a CDS encoding phosphomannomutase/phosphoglucomutase — its product is MRTIFREYDIRGVFEEELNEKSVKLIGYFLGRKIRKLGGTVAVGYDARIHSPVLRDYLTSGLNHAGCTVLDMGMVATPVNYFSNYVSPVNVKMPVNASIMITGSHNPAEYNGFKITLDKSPFFGEEIYALGDEVIANETIDIPDNTARIPIDTRTQYINYMVDSFSHLKGFSKKIILDGGNGVAGTVIGDIFDALEFDYEGLYLEPDGNFPNHHPDPSVEENLLDIRQLLNRRGDIAFAYDGDADRIAVLTRKYNIKGDQMALLYAMKMESPTVIGEVKCSQVMYDELERRGAKAIMYKTGHSNLKVKMKETDADLACEVSGHIFFKHRYFGYDDAIYATLRMIELIADGIDIDKEIEALPHLFSTEEIKVETTEKEKFAVIDRIKELLQNPPADFPAIENIIDVDGVRINFEKGWGLVRASNTTPVLVTRFEASDETSVEIYKEKVNALISEAKRSSSS
- a CDS encoding response regulator codes for the protein MNRLLKRQLKHVYGKEFDINMFDEKMRQLLQRIDEAYEENDKEKRRLDHIIQLNSEELMQAYTTIEEHNISLKDEVYEKNMLLQQYKDAIDATLIVSKTDPKGIITYVNDIFCKLSGYSREELLGHSHSIIRSPDMKAEFFTDMWETIQQKKIWHGIIKNRAKNGESYYVDATIFPLVSTKGEILEYIAIRHDITARILTEKKLEREHRYSQYLFNEQENIVLIIDEHKGVLNANRNFLEIQGYTSLDDYKKRHHCVCELFVEKEGYLHPKTSRHWTREVLEHPEKQHKAIMTNKNGEDRIYTVRVKQINFDENDLIIASFTDISELELARKLAEDSEKAKTQFMANVSHEIRTPMNGIVGFTKLLLNTKLNTKQRQYVDIIENSTHTLLEIINDVLDFSKIKSGHLVLDLLDINPFIELRNAITIFSSKAREKNISFQVNIDSSIKECIKVDKLRITQILGNLISNAIKFTPEGGVISVDLSHHSMVGDKEVILFSVSDTGIGIPADRIDKIFHSFIQADTSTTRNFGGTGLGLSISASLCDLMGTKLEVESVEGKGSRFFFKLEAEVCDSIKTLAKQVQNPPIFVLRHEKKIFHDVIHQLNNFGVIYRALTFEELISEVDDEDHLVISFNYRQYKPLSTIAKKIILIDDSPEAQELAKKELDIFHISSFEECPSELYNAILEQNLMRHVNVENTNKIQFDLSVLVAEDYETNRILIEEMLQNYGIAADFALNGFEAVEKTLHKTYDIIFMDINMPVMNGVDATRNIRERNIDTPVIALTANALEGDKEYYLSQGMNGYISKPIDIEELYAILEEFAGKKNITDLKTIEEKKQEQQEDKIEQQQEEIIHAIMESKERMHFSVSIMRRLFESFLTSAYTDVEDLVAAAEKNDIALIKIKAHGIRGSAMSLNFTEIGEMCRLLEFGEKIEQKIDYLSLAMELKEKIMDIYNIKNSILAKLAELD
- a CDS encoding FIST signal transduction protein; its protein translation is MHTETLKFINGNWKIKTEGPSLSKDADIVFTFGEREEFKDPESYSKLRSLYPNAHIIGCSSSGNVLNDSVSDAPMVATAVSFDSGSVKISVEDFSDKDDLKELSHRIVSKLPKEGLKHIFILSDGLSMNGSFLAEGANEAADNNISITGGLAGDGTAFEETWVIADEAAKQNRVVAVGFYGETVSVESGCFAGWDEFGILRKITRSKNNIVYEIDGLPALELYKKYLGEYADELPGSGLRFPFSIKKDADSNPVIRTILAVDEETQSLVFAGDVPEGYLARLMKTDTDGLIDGAESAAKRIDKTNTKSALGLVISCVGRRLVLKQLTDEELESIADTLGENVQLVGFYSYGELAPFSDKLMSCQLHNQTMTLTVIYEG